The following DNA comes from Streptomyces sp. NBC_00273.
GCAGGTAGCCCGAGGTCCGGATGAACGCGTAGTTGTCGAGGATGTCGAGGATGCCCGCGACGGGGATCAGCACGTCGTCGTCGGCGACCTGCGGCTCGCTCGGCGCGAACTCGTCACGGCCACGGCGGCCACGACGGTCGCGGTAGCGGCCGCGACGGCCGCGACGGCCGTCCTCACCGTCGAAGTCGTCCTGGGGACCGTTGTCCTGGCGGTCCTGACGGACCTGCTGCTGGCCCTGGCCGCGGCCGCCCTGCTGCTGACGGTCGGCGCGCTCCTGACGGCCGCCGCCCTGGCCGCCCTGCGCGCCCTGGCCCTGACCCTGGCCGCCCTGGCCCTGGTCGTCGGCCTTGGCGCCGCGGTCACGGCGGTCGCGCTGACGGTCGGTGCGCTCGGCACGGTCACCGCGGTCACGGCGGTCGCGACGGCCACGGCCTTCGCCGTCCTGGCCCTGCGCCTGGCCGGCGGAGACCGCGGTGGCGGCTTCGGCCTTGGCCTCGGACGGGGCGGTGGCGGCGGGCGCGGTCTCGGTCTTCTGCTCGACCTGTACGGCGACGGGGGCCGAGGCCTCCGGGCTGCCGGAGGGGGCCGTGGCACGGCGGCGGCGGCGCTCGCCGACCGGGGCATCCTCGCTGGCAGGCTGACCCGGGATCTCGATCTGCGCCTGCACTGCGGGCTTCTCGGCGGGCGCCTCGGCGGCGGCCTCACCCGTGCGGGCCTTGCTGGTGGCGCGGCGCTTCGGCTTGGCCTCGGCGGTGGCTGCGGCGGTGGAGGCGGCGGCCTTGGGGGCACCGCTGCCCGCCTGCGCCTCCTTGATGACCTCGATCAGCTGGCTCTTGCGCATCCGCGCGGTGCCCCTGATCCCGAGGCCCGACGCGACCTGCTGCAGCTCGGCCAGGACCATGCCGTCAAGGCCGGTGCCGGTGCGTCGACGCTTGGGTGCGGCGCCCGCGGCGGGGGCACTGGTGTCGACAGAGGTGTCGGCAGCGCCCATCAGATCGGTGGTGTCGCTCACGAAGGGTCCTTCCCTGGAGCGGACGTCGGCCTGTCTGGCTCGGCGACCGGTTGTGCTGTCCGACAGCAGTCCTAGGTGTGGACCGTGCCGGGGCGGTGGTCCGCCGGTAGAAGTACGGCGGAAGAAACGTGCATGGCTGGTTCCGGCGAGAAGCCCCCGAGCTGAAAGCGTGGGAATGTCACGCCGATTCCGGAGCGTGCTCGAAACTGCTGGAGGTGATCAAAGCAGTCGGGGAGGCTCCCGGAAGAAATGTGGTCCCGAATGGGGACACTGAGCACCGAGCCATGACGGCTTCCGATGCGCACTTGAGACTAACACTACCGGATCCAATAGATATTCCCCCTCTCAATCACCGGCAATCGCGCCCTTCCGTGCGGGCGGCCTGCCCCGGCCGCCCGCCCCTGACCGGCTGTGCACTCCGGGAAAGCGGCTCTAGCCGCCCTGGGTGCCCAGCGGAAGTACGCTCGCGCCCGCGGCGTCGAGGGCGAGCCGGTTGGCCGCCCACCCCTCGCCCGCGAGCTGCGCGACCTTGTCGGCCGCGCCGTTGTCGACCAGCGCGAGGACCGTGGGGCCCGCGCCGGAGATGACCGCGGGGATCCCGTCCGCCCGCAGCCTGTTGACGAGTGCCACGCTCTCTGGCATCGCCGGGGACCGGTACTCCTGGTGGAGCCGGTCTTCGGTGGCCGGCAGGAGGAGCTCGGGACGCCTGGTCAGGGCTTCCACGAGCAGGCCCGCGCGGCCCGCGTTGGCGGCCGCGTCCACGTGCGGGACGGTGCGCGGCAGCAGGCCGCGCGCCGTCTCCGTGAGGACCGGCTTGGAGGGTACGAAGACCACCGGAACGATGGATTCGGCGGGCTCCATCCGGATCGCCTTGGCGCTGCCGCCGTCCATCCAGGCGAGGGTGAAGCCGCCGAGCAGACAGGCGGCGACGTTGTCGGGGTGCCCCTCGATCTCGGTGGCGAGCTCCAGCAGCGCCGCGTCGTCGAGCTTGGTCTCGCCGCCTATGGTCACGGCGCGGGCGGCGACGATGCCGGCGCAGATGGCGGCGGAGGAGGAGCCGAGTCCGCGACCGTGCGGGATGCGGTTGGCGCAGACGACCTCCAGGCCGCGCGGCTGGCCGCCCAGCAGGTCGAAGGCGGTGCGCATGGAGCGTACGAGCAGGTGGCTCTCGTCCCGCGGGAGGGTGTCGGCGCCCTCACCCGCGATGTCGATGTTCAGACCGGAGTCGGCCACCCGGACGACTACGTCGTCGTAGAGCCCCAGGGCCAGGCCCAGGGCGTCGAAGCCCGGGCCGAGATTGGCACTGCTGGCGGGGACGCGCACCCGTACGGCGGCGGCGCGGAACGCTGGACCGGCCATCGTCCGATGACACTCCTTGTGACTGTGCGAGATCTTCGCTCTTCGCTGGCTCGCTGCGAATGTACTGGAGAACGTACGACACCCGAAGGCCCTCGGGGCAGCACCGCAGTCATATGCGCGGTGGCGGATGTAGGTACAGCGTATCGAAGGAAGGTTCTCTCGCGACATAGGGCGCACAGGAGGCGCACGATGCGTGTCGCGGACTTCGACCGACTTCGACCGACTTCAGCCGTATTTTTGTTGCCGTACGGGTGAGTTGCCGGGTTCCGAAGGTTCTCGGGAAGGCCCCTGCGGGACCTCGCGAGTCCTCCGGAACCCGGCTCACACGGTGGTGGTGCGGTACTGCCGGGCACTGCGTGCTGCGGGTGCTGCTCGACTACTGCGGTGCGGCTACGACGGTGCGGCTACGACGCTGCCGTCAGACCAGACCGAGGCGCACGGCGGCGGCTTCGGCGTCCACCGGAACGGTGACCGGCTGCGGAGCGCCGGCGATCGCCCAGTCGGGGTCCTTCAGGCCGTTGCCGGTGACCGTGCACACGATCTTCTGGCCGGGGTCGACCAGGCCCAGCTCAGCGGCCTTGAGGAGGCCGGCCACCGAGGCCGCCGAGGCCGGCTCGACGAAGACGCCCTCCTGTGAGGCCAACAGCCGGTAGGCGGCGAGGATCTGGCGGTCCGTCACCTCGTCGATGAAGCCGCCCGACTCGTCACGTGCGGCCAGCGCGTACTCCCAGGAGGCCGGGTTGCCGATCCGGATCGCCGTGGCGATGGTGTGCGGCTCCTTGACGATCTCGCCGCGCACGATGGGTGCGGAGCCGGAGGCCTGGAAACCCCACACGCGGGGCGTACGGGTGGAGAGGCCGTCGGCCTTGTACTCCTTGAAGCCCCTCCAGTACGCGGTGATGTTGCCCGCGTTGCCGACCGGCAGCACGTGGATGTCGGGCGCGTCACCGAGCGCGTCGACGATCTCGAACGCGGCCGTCTTCTGGCCCTCGATACGCACCGGGTTGACCGAATTGACCAGCGCGACCGGGTAGTTGTCGGAGAGCGCGCGGGCCAGGTTCAGGCAGTCGTCGAAGTTGCCGTCCACCTGGAGGATCTTGGCCCCGTGCACCAGGGCCTGGCCCATCTTGCCGAGCGCGATCTTGCCGCGGGGCACGAGCACCGCGGAGACCATCCCGGCGCGCACCGCGTACGCGGCGGCGGAGGCCGAGGTGTTGCCGGTGGAGGCGCAGATGACCGCCTTCGCACCCTCCTCCTTGGCCTTCGTGATCGCCATGGTCATGCCGCGGTCCTTGAAGGACCCGGTGGGGTTCGCCCCCTCGACCTTCAGGTGCACCTCGCATCCGGTGCGCTCGGAGAGCACCTGGGCGGGAACGAGGGGAGTGCCACCCTCGCGGAGCGTCACCACGGGAGTCGTGTCCGTCACCGGCAGGCGGTCCCGGTACTCCTCGATGATGCCGCGCCACTGGTGGGTGCGATTGCTGCTCATGGGTCCTTACTCCCCTTCAACACGCATGATGCTGGCGACACCGCGGACGGTGTCCAGCTTCCGCAGCGCCTCGACGGTCCCGGAGAGGGCGGCGTCGGGTGCGCGGTGAGTGACGACGACGAGGGAGGCCTCGGTGCCGCCCCCGTCCTGACGACCTTGCTGGCGGACGGTGTCGATCGAGACACCGTGCTCCGCGAAGGTGGTCGCCACCTGGGCGAGGACGCCCGGCTTGTCCGCCACATCGAGGCTGATGTGGTAGCGGGTGACGACGTCCCCCATGGGGCTGACCGGCAGCTGGGTGTACGCCGACTCGCCGGGCCCCGTTGCCTCGGCGAGCTTGTTGCGGGCGACGGCGACGAGGTCGCCGAGGACCGCGGACGCGGTCGGCGCGCCGCCCGCGCCGGGCCCGTAGAACATGAGCTGCCCGGCGGCCTCCGCCTCGACGAAGACGGCGTTGTACGCCTCGCGGACGGAGGCGAGCGGGTGGCTGAGCGGGATCATCGCCGGGTGGACGCGGGCGGTGACGGACTCGCCGTCGGCGGCGCGCTCCAAGATGGCGAGGAGCTTGATGGTGCAGCCCATGCGCTTGGCGGAGGCGAAGTCGGCGGCGCTGACCTCCGTCATCCCCTCGCGGTACACGTCGTCGAGGCGGACGCGGGTGTGGAAGGCGATGCCGGCCAGGATCGCGGCCTTGGCGGCGGCGTCGTAGCCCTCGACGTCGGCGGTCGGGTCGGCCTCGGCGTACCCGAGGGCCGTGGCCTCGTCGAGCGCCTCCTGGTACCCGGCGCCGGTGGAGTCCATCTTGTCGAGGATGAAGTTCGTCGTGCCGTTGACGATGCCCATCACACGGTTGATCTTGTCGCCCGCGAGCGACTCGCGCATCGGGCGGACCAGCGGGATGGCGCCGGCGACGGCGGCCTCGTAGTAGAGGTCCAGCCCGTGCTGCTCCGCGGCGGCGTGCAGCGCGGCGCCGTCCTGGGCGAGCAGCGCCTTGTTCGCGGAGACCACGGAGATGCCGTGCTCGAAGGCGGTGGTGATGAGGGTGCGGGCCGGCTCGATGCCGCCGATGACCTCGATGGCGATGTCGATGTCACCGCGTTTGAGCAGGGCGGTCGCATCGGTGGTGATCAGCGCCGGGTCGATGCCCTCACGGACCTTGGAAGGGCGGCGCACGGCCACGCCGGCGAGCTCCACGGGCGCGCCGATCCTCTGCGTGAGGTCGTCGGCGTGCGTCGTCATGATGCGAGCCACCTCTGAGCCGACCACTCCACAGCCCAGCAGCGCCACCTTCAGCGGACGCGTACGCATCATTCGACCTACGCCTTTCGATCTTCCATCAGTCCCCGTGCGGGCGGTTTGCCCGCCGGGTGGAACAAGTCTCACTCAATGGACAGCACTTTCCATCCTCGGTCCATTGAGTGAGACACCTATTTCATCATCCGAGGTCGAGACGCAGGAGATCTTCCTCCGTCTCGCGGCGGACGATCACTCGGGCCTGTCCGTCACGCACGGCGACGACGGGCGGGCGCAGCGCGTGGTTGTAGTTGCTGGCCATGGAGCGGCAGTAGGCGCCGGTGGCCGGGACGGCCAGGAGGTCGCCGGGCGCGAGGTCGGCGGGGAGGAACGCGTCCTTCACGACGATGTCGCCGCTCTCGCAGTGCTTGCCGACGACGCGTACGAGCATGGGCTCGGCGGTGGAGGTGCGGGAGACGAGCGCGATGGAGTACTCGGCGTCGTAGAGGGCGGTGCGGATGTTGTCGGACATCCCGCCGTCGACGCTCACGTAGGTCCGCAGGCCTTCCAGCGGCTTGATCGTCCCCACCTCGTACAGGGTGAACGCGGTCGGGCCGACGATGGCGCGGCCGGGCTCCACGGAGATCCGCGGGGCCCGCAGTCCGGCGCTCTCGCACTCCCGGGCCACGATCTCGTGCAGGGCCTTGGCGATCTCGTGGGGCTCGCGCGGGTCGTCGTTCGCGGTGTACGCGATGCCGAGGCCGCCGCCGAGGTCGATCTCGGGCAACTCCACCCCGTGCTCGTCCCGTACGGCGGCCAGCAGCCGCACGACGCGCTTGGCGGAGACCTCGAAGCCGGCCATGTCGAAGATCTGCGAACCGATGTGGGAGTGGACGCCGAGCAGCTCCAGAGAGTCGTGCCCGAGCGCCCGGCGCACGGCCTCGGCGGCGGAGCCGTCGGCGACCGCGATGCCGAACTTCTGGTCCTCGTGCGCGGTGGCGATGAACTCGTGGGTGTGCGCCTCGACGCCGACCGTCACGCGGATCTGGACGGGCTGGCGGACGCCCAGCTCACGGGCGATGTGCGCGACGCGGGCGATCTCCTGGAAGGAGTCGAGCACGATGCGTCCGACCCCGGCCTCGACGGCCCGGCGGATCTCGCCCTCGGACTTGTTGTTCCCGTGGAAGGCGATCCGCGCGGCGGGCATCCCGGCGGCGAGCGCGGTGGTCAGCTCCCCGCCGGAGCACACGTCGACGTTCAGCCCCTCTTCCTTCAGCCACTTCACGACGGCTTTGGAGAGGAACGCCTTGCCGGCGTAGAACACGTCGGCGTCGGGACCGAAGGCGTGCGCCCAGGCCCGGCACCGGGCCCGGAAGTCCTCCTCGTCGAGGAAGTAGGCGGGGGTGCCGAACTCCTCGGCGAGCTTGGTGACTTCGATGCCGCCCACGCTCACGACGCCGTCGCTGTCGCGCGCGACGGTCCGGGCCCAGACCTTCTCGTCGAGCGCGTTCAGGTCGGCGGGCGGCGGGGAGTAGTGCCCCTCGGGCAGGACGTCGGCGTGGCGGGGCCCGGCGGGGTGCGCGGAACGGCTCATAGGTATCTCTCTTCGCGGGTCACAAGCGTGTCGGTGCGTCTATACCGAGCAGGGCCAGGCCGCCGGCCAGCACCGTCCCGGCGGCTTCGGCAAGAGCCAGCCGGGCACGGTGGGCGGCCGAGGGTTTCTCGTCACCCTTGGGCAGGACGCGGTACTGGAAGTCGAGCAGCGCGTCGGCCAGCTCGACGAGGTGCCGGGCGAGCCGCTCGGGCGCACGGTGGTGCGCGGCGGCTTCGAGGACGAGGGGGTGGTCGGCGAGGACGCGCAGCAGGTCGGGCGCGTCGACCTCGCCGGGCTCGGGGCGGAACCCGAGCTGCTCGGCATTGCGTACGAGCGCGTGGGCGCGGGCATGGGCGTACCGCACCCGGAAGAGCTCGTTGCCCTCTCCCTGTACGAGCAGCGCGTCGCAGAACTCGG
Coding sequences within:
- the thrB gene encoding homoserine kinase, whose amino-acid sequence is MAGPAFRAAAVRVRVPASSANLGPGFDALGLALGLYDDVVVRVADSGLNIDIAGEGADTLPRDESHLLVRSMRTAFDLLGGQPRGLEVVCANRIPHGRGLGSSSAAICAGIVAARAVTIGGETKLDDAALLELATEIEGHPDNVAACLLGGFTLAWMDGGSAKAIRMEPAESIVPVVFVPSKPVLTETARGLLPRTVPHVDAAANAGRAGLLVEALTRRPELLLPATEDRLHQEYRSPAMPESVALVNRLRADGIPAVISGAGPTVLALVDNGAADKVAQLAGEGWAANRLALDAAGASVLPLGTQGG
- a CDS encoding homoserine dehydrogenase; protein product: MMRTRPLKVALLGCGVVGSEVARIMTTHADDLTQRIGAPVELAGVAVRRPSKVREGIDPALITTDATALLKRGDIDIAIEVIGGIEPARTLITTAFEHGISVVSANKALLAQDGAALHAAAEQHGLDLYYEAAVAGAIPLVRPMRESLAGDKINRVMGIVNGTTNFILDKMDSTGAGYQEALDEATALGYAEADPTADVEGYDAAAKAAILAGIAFHTRVRLDDVYREGMTEVSAADFASAKRMGCTIKLLAILERAADGESVTARVHPAMIPLSHPLASVREAYNAVFVEAEAAGQLMFYGPGAGGAPTASAVLGDLVAVARNKLAEATGPGESAYTQLPVSPMGDVVTRYHISLDVADKPGVLAQVATTFAEHGVSIDTVRQQGRQDGGGTEASLVVVTHRAPDAALSGTVEALRKLDTVRGVASIMRVEGE
- the lysA gene encoding diaminopimelate decarboxylase; the encoded protein is MSRSAHPAGPRHADVLPEGHYSPPPADLNALDEKVWARTVARDSDGVVSVGGIEVTKLAEEFGTPAYFLDEEDFRARCRAWAHAFGPDADVFYAGKAFLSKAVVKWLKEEGLNVDVCSGGELTTALAAGMPAARIAFHGNNKSEGEIRRAVEAGVGRIVLDSFQEIARVAHIARELGVRQPVQIRVTVGVEAHTHEFIATAHEDQKFGIAVADGSAAEAVRRALGHDSLELLGVHSHIGSQIFDMAGFEVSAKRVVRLLAAVRDEHGVELPEIDLGGGLGIAYTANDDPREPHEIAKALHEIVARECESAGLRAPRISVEPGRAIVGPTAFTLYEVGTIKPLEGLRTYVSVDGGMSDNIRTALYDAEYSIALVSRTSTAEPMLVRVVGKHCESGDIVVKDAFLPADLAPGDLLAVPATGAYCRSMASNYNHALRPPVVAVRDGQARVIVRRETEEDLLRLDLG
- the thrC gene encoding threonine synthase; this encodes MSSNRTHQWRGIIEEYRDRLPVTDTTPVVTLREGGTPLVPAQVLSERTGCEVHLKVEGANPTGSFKDRGMTMAITKAKEEGAKAVICASTGNTSASAAAYAVRAGMVSAVLVPRGKIALGKMGQALVHGAKILQVDGNFDDCLNLARALSDNYPVALVNSVNPVRIEGQKTAAFEIVDALGDAPDIHVLPVGNAGNITAYWRGFKEYKADGLSTRTPRVWGFQASGSAPIVRGEIVKEPHTIATAIRIGNPASWEYALAARDESGGFIDEVTDRQILAAYRLLASQEGVFVEPASAASVAGLLKAAELGLVDPGQKIVCTVTGNGLKDPDWAIAGAPQPVTVPVDAEAAAVRLGLV